A genomic window from Lentibacter algarum includes:
- a CDS encoding flagellar protein FliS has protein sequence MNYAFARSQYNRSRQAGLSGISDPHEMITLTLQELSRCLKNLQTPAIEDEKKKKYFSNAFTAVYILQTSLDFEKGGEIAENLFKVYEYCRNQLQKALKSDPDAKLDTCENVLNDIIDAWGQIK, from the coding sequence ATGAACTACGCATTTGCAAGAAGCCAATACAACAGGTCGCGGCAGGCAGGGCTCTCGGGTATCTCCGACCCTCACGAGATGATCACTCTAACCCTTCAAGAGCTGTCACGGTGCCTCAAAAACCTACAGACGCCGGCGATCGAGGATGAGAAGAAAAAGAAATATTTCTCAAATGCCTTCACGGCTGTGTATATCTTGCAAACAAGCCTCGACTTCGAAAAGGGGGGCGAAATTGCTGAAAACTTATTCAAAGTATATGAGTATTGCCGCAACCAGCTCCAAAAAGCGCTGAAGTCAGACCCTGACGCAAAATTGGATACCTGTGAAAATGTTTTAAATGATATAATTGACGCGTGGGGCCAGATAAAATAA
- a CDS encoding flagellar basal body-associated FliL family protein → MKKMLLSAALYGAPALITLLVFAAGHNTISPQSDRLDALNPPTPPIEIEAPPENTDASAQETDEDGFAIATPGYEYYPYPSTIIGNVPGSNKLFSFEIAVSIFESPLNASSMMTTLEEREPQLRPLILAQAAELNEEVLLSREGRQLLSEKIKTTINDYLERWGYEPFIHSVELTSFLIT, encoded by the coding sequence ATGAAGAAAATGTTATTATCAGCCGCCCTCTATGGTGCGCCTGCGCTCATAACGCTTTTGGTATTTGCGGCGGGTCACAACACCATAAGCCCTCAATCTGACAGGCTTGATGCGCTCAACCCGCCAACCCCGCCCATAGAAATTGAAGCTCCGCCTGAAAATACCGATGCCTCAGCACAAGAGACAGATGAGGACGGGTTTGCTATAGCGACACCCGGGTATGAGTATTACCCATACCCCTCCACAATTATCGGGAACGTGCCAGGAAGTAATAAGCTGTTCAGCTTTGAAATTGCCGTTTCAATCTTTGAGTCCCCCCTCAATGCCAGCAGTATGATGACGACACTTGAAGAGCGCGAACCACAGCTGCGCCCTCTTATTCTCGCACAAGCGGCCGAGCTTAACGAAGAAGTCCTTCTGTCTCGGGAAGGCCGCCAATTGCTAAGCGAAAAGATAAAGACCACAATAAATGACTATCTGGAGCGTTGGGGCTATGAGCCGTTCATCCATAGCGTTGAACTCACCTCGTTTTTGATCACTTAA
- a CDS encoding sigma-54 dependent transcriptional regulator yields MNSILIEAAHFSQAQALRELIARRMLDVGILGETVEPDAGATLVFSAAHEAALGNMQALLAVARGLKPRLVVIVDDSADQFSITSDLGGKVQRVNLPQSDGLALTVAADIICADLAKMIAADPATSDLLVLANRVAKSDVTVFINGPTGTGKEVLARFIHDRSDRAKEPFVAINCAAIPENMLEAVLFGHEKGAFTGASVANKGIFRAADKGTLLLDEISEMPLGLQSKLLRVLQERKVTPLGAQGEIDVNVRVLATTNRDMRAEVAANRFREDLFYRLNVFPMATQSLSSRPEDILPVAVALLRKHSMSLEGLPWLSADACDVLCSHDWPGNVRELENVMQRALVLQNGGVVDAEDIVIDTVPVLQNVPTPQSSQPTVSRLSAYGG; encoded by the coding sequence ATGAACTCGATTTTGATAGAAGCTGCACATTTCTCACAAGCGCAGGCGCTGCGCGAGCTTATTGCACGCCGAATGCTGGATGTGGGGATATTGGGCGAAACGGTTGAACCAGATGCAGGCGCAACATTGGTGTTCTCGGCGGCTCATGAAGCTGCGCTTGGCAATATGCAGGCCCTTTTGGCGGTTGCACGTGGGTTGAAGCCGCGCCTGGTCGTTATCGTAGATGATAGCGCTGACCAGTTTTCCATCACGAGTGATCTTGGCGGAAAAGTGCAGCGTGTGAACCTGCCACAGTCAGATGGGCTGGCCCTTACCGTTGCCGCAGACATAATTTGTGCTGATCTCGCCAAAATGATTGCCGCTGACCCTGCGACAAGTGATTTGTTGGTTCTTGCAAATCGTGTTGCTAAGTCAGATGTCACTGTTTTCATCAATGGGCCGACGGGCACTGGCAAAGAGGTTCTGGCACGCTTTATTCATGACAGATCGGATCGCGCCAAAGAGCCTTTTGTGGCCATAAATTGCGCTGCAATTCCAGAAAATATGCTTGAAGCCGTATTGTTCGGCCACGAGAAAGGGGCCTTTACAGGCGCTTCTGTTGCCAACAAGGGCATTTTTCGGGCGGCTGATAAGGGTACTTTGTTGTTGGATGAAATTTCAGAAATGCCGCTTGGCCTGCAATCAAAGTTGTTGAGGGTTCTGCAAGAGCGCAAAGTAACTCCACTGGGGGCTCAGGGCGAAATTGATGTAAATGTGCGCGTGCTGGCGACCACCAATCGCGATATGCGTGCCGAGGTTGCTGCCAACCGCTTCCGAGAAGATTTGTTCTATCGTCTCAATGTCTTTCCGATGGCAACTCAATCTTTGAGCAGCAGACCAGAGGATATTCTGCCTGTGGCTGTGGCCTTGTTGCGCAAACACTCGATGTCTTTGGAAGGGCTTCCTTGGCTGTCTGCTGATGCCTGTGATGTGCTTTGCAGCCATGACTGGCCAGGCAACGTGCGCGAGCTTGAAAATGTCATGCAGCGGGCCTTGGTTTTGCAAAATGGTGGCGTGGTTGATGCTGAAGATATTGTGATTGATACGGTCCCGGTGCTTCAGAATGTTCCAACGCCGCAATCCTCTCAACCCACGGTCAGCCGCCTGAGCGCCTACGGAGGATAA
- the fliE gene encoding flagellar hook-basal body complex protein FliE: protein MTQIGGLKYQVDQSHLQSLKKAQEGLGQPTQGPSFSERLANGLNDVANAQGDASKMARDFELGREQDLAKVMVSQQVSSLGFQLTLNLRNKALSAYKDIMNMPV from the coding sequence ATGACACAGATTGGAGGCCTCAAATATCAGGTGGATCAAAGCCATCTGCAAAGCTTGAAGAAAGCACAAGAGGGTTTAGGCCAACCAACGCAAGGACCAAGTTTTTCGGAACGGCTTGCGAATGGTTTAAATGACGTCGCGAATGCACAGGGCGATGCGTCCAAAATGGCGCGTGATTTTGAACTTGGGCGCGAGCAAGATTTGGCCAAGGTCATGGTTAGTCAGCAAGTATCCTCGCTTGGTTTCCAGCTGACCCTTAATCTGCGCAATAAAGCTTTGAGCGCTTACAAAGACATCATGAATATGCCGGTTTGA
- the fliF gene encoding flagellar basal-body MS-ring/collar protein FliF produces MATKTQSLDTSSALSSNANGLVPSSGNVLDTIKNVTQQPSFQRAFPMIISVLAIGVCLVVFALMQKPDRTTLYASLPEAEKARVFETLKNAGVDVTLDPTTGDVMVPAADYHSSRIQLAAQGLPQSVPDGYDTLGDIPMGTSRSVETMRLKQAQEVELARSINEISAVRSARVHLALPERSVFVREQLPPTASVFLQLDRGRAMDESQVTAIINLVAASVPNMAKDNVTVVDQSGRLLSKAPDDPSSILTDNQLQYRMRLENIYRSRIESLVTPIVGPGNATARVNIDFDFTRREVTEESVDPNGNALRSEQSTKDITSKSPAVGIPGAISNTAPTEAELVTDGTQSTGTMGSGDVQSQSSSEVRNYEVSRKVQTTQQPSNTIVQINAALLVRDQRVKDPETGEMVMQPIDREVLADIENLVSSAIGLQVSRGDTLIVKSQPFIEELEGIQVDWHEADWVESLAKQIGMILMLAVVSLGVIRPLLNRLLVPAGGEMVARGGLSDEDAEAMESVEVNAGETLEDIKAKLKPKKANISMEMLDTANTYDDKVAIIRMIVSDEAGRVSNVFKQMMKKEMDVVG; encoded by the coding sequence ATGGCAACGAAAACACAGTCTCTCGACACCAGCAGCGCTTTATCAAGTAATGCAAACGGCTTGGTGCCATCTTCGGGCAACGTTCTAGACACCATCAAGAACGTGACGCAACAACCAAGTTTTCAGCGTGCTTTTCCAATGATCATTTCCGTCTTGGCAATCGGTGTGTGTTTGGTTGTTTTTGCTTTGATGCAAAAGCCTGATCGCACGACGCTTTACGCATCCTTGCCTGAGGCAGAAAAGGCGCGTGTTTTTGAAACTCTGAAAAACGCTGGCGTGGATGTGACGCTTGATCCGACAACCGGCGACGTCATGGTGCCTGCGGCGGACTATCACAGCTCACGTATTCAGTTGGCTGCGCAAGGTCTGCCGCAGTCTGTGCCCGATGGATATGATACATTGGGCGACATCCCAATGGGCACGTCGCGGTCTGTTGAGACCATGCGCTTGAAACAAGCGCAAGAAGTTGAACTGGCGCGTTCTATCAACGAGATCTCAGCAGTGCGCTCGGCCCGCGTGCATTTGGCTTTACCCGAACGTTCGGTGTTTGTGCGTGAGCAACTGCCGCCGACAGCTTCGGTCTTTTTGCAACTGGACCGGGGGCGTGCCATGGACGAAAGCCAGGTGACCGCGATTATCAATTTGGTTGCCGCTTCTGTGCCAAACATGGCGAAAGACAATGTCACGGTAGTGGACCAAAGTGGCCGTCTTTTGTCCAAGGCACCTGATGATCCCTCCTCTATTTTGACAGATAATCAGCTGCAATACCGTATGCGTCTGGAAAACATCTACCGTTCGCGGATTGAAAGCTTGGTCACACCAATCGTTGGGCCAGGGAATGCGACAGCACGCGTGAATATTGATTTTGATTTCACGCGCCGTGAGGTGACAGAGGAGAGTGTTGACCCCAACGGAAATGCCTTGCGCAGTGAGCAAAGCACAAAAGACATCACGTCAAAAAGTCCCGCTGTCGGCATCCCTGGTGCAATATCGAACACTGCGCCCACAGAAGCCGAACTGGTGACGGATGGCACGCAATCCACGGGCACGATGGGCTCTGGGGATGTGCAAAGCCAATCCTCAAGCGAAGTGCGCAACTATGAAGTGAGCCGCAAGGTGCAAACCACGCAACAACCCTCAAACACGATTGTGCAAATCAATGCGGCCTTGTTGGTCCGTGATCAGCGCGTGAAAGACCCCGAAACGGGCGAAATGGTAATGCAACCCATTGATCGAGAAGTATTGGCAGACATCGAGAATCTTGTCTCCAGCGCGATTGGCTTGCAAGTCTCCCGCGGTGATACACTTATCGTCAAATCACAACCTTTCATTGAAGAGCTTGAAGGCATTCAGGTGGATTGGCATGAGGCTGATTGGGTGGAAAGCCTTGCCAAACAAATCGGAATGATCCTGATGTTGGCTGTGGTGTCGTTGGGGGTTATCCGCCCGCTTCTCAACCGTCTCTTGGTGCCTGCTGGTGGCGAAATGGTTGCTCGTGGGGGACTTTCTGATGAAGATGCCGAAGCAATGGAATCTGTCGAAGTTAATGCGGGCGAAACCTTGGAAGACATTAAGGCCAAGCTGAAGCCGAAGAAAGCCAACATCTCAATGGAGATGTTGGATACGGCCAACACCTATGACGATAAGGTGGCGATCATTCGGATGATTGTGTCTGATGAAGCCGGGCGTGTGTCAAATGTCTTTAAGCAAATGATGAAGAAAGAAATGGATGTGGTAGGCTAA
- the fliG gene encoding flagellar motor switch protein FliG yields the protein MSDALATPTDEESLFDTLTGTQKSAILMMLLGEDEAAEILKNLSPREVQHLGGAMYSVQGVDQDTVNAVLDEFLAIIKQQTSLGLGAGNYIRNVLTKALGGDKAQSVLSRITPASSERPIEILDWMDARAIAELIIDEHPQIVALIVSYLDYGLAADVLGLLPPDLQPEVVRRIATLETVQPDAVRELERVMQQKFQANTTLRASQIGGVKAAAKIMNFTKTAMEQRIMKDIKKDSKDLMQAIQDNMFVFDNLVMSDDRSLQTLLRSIDTEILVLALKGADEVLRDKLFGCMSTRAASNIKDEMEALGPVRLTDVQEAQKQIIAVARKMSDDGTIVLAGRGGDEMV from the coding sequence ATGTCAGATGCACTTGCAACACCGACTGATGAAGAAAGCTTGTTTGATACGCTCACGGGCACGCAGAAATCAGCCATTCTGATGATGCTGCTCGGAGAAGATGAAGCCGCTGAAATCTTGAAGAACCTGTCTCCGCGTGAAGTCCAGCATTTGGGCGGGGCAATGTATTCGGTGCAAGGCGTTGATCAAGACACAGTCAATGCTGTGTTGGACGAATTTTTGGCAATCATCAAACAACAGACAAGTCTGGGCTTGGGCGCTGGAAATTACATCCGCAATGTTCTGACAAAAGCCTTGGGGGGCGATAAGGCACAATCGGTTTTGAGCCGGATTACCCCAGCGTCGTCAGAGCGGCCGATTGAAATATTGGATTGGATGGATGCTCGAGCGATTGCCGAACTCATCATTGATGAGCATCCTCAAATCGTTGCTTTGATTGTATCATATCTGGATTACGGCTTGGCAGCAGATGTGTTGGGGCTGTTGCCACCTGACTTGCAGCCAGAGGTGGTGCGTCGGATTGCAACCCTTGAGACAGTGCAGCCTGATGCTGTGCGCGAGCTTGAGCGCGTCATGCAGCAAAAGTTCCAAGCTAATACAACGCTGCGCGCTTCGCAAATTGGCGGCGTAAAAGCGGCGGCGAAAATCATGAACTTCACAAAAACCGCGATGGAACAGCGGATTATGAAGGACATCAAGAAAGACAGCAAAGACCTTATGCAAGCGATCCAAGACAATATGTTTGTCTTTGATAATTTGGTTATGTCTGACGACCGTTCGCTTCAGACGCTGCTGCGCTCCATTGATACCGAAATTCTCGTCTTGGCTCTCAAGGGTGCCGACGAGGTTCTTCGCGACAAACTGTTTGGCTGTATGTCCACACGGGCAGCGTCCAACATTAAAGACGAAATGGAAGCCCTTGGCCCTGTCCGTCTCACTGATGTGCAAGAAGCACAAAAACAGATTATTGCTGTGGCGCGGAAAATGTCTGACGACGGTACAATCGTGCTTGCGGGCCGTGGTGGAGACGAAATGGTATGA
- a CDS encoding FliH/SctL family protein, translating into MTQDFVPHEGLIRASDVAAGAPLKQSEITRFINTIDTEVYQRDEAAPRKPDAPFKSKSLLDLAREASERIALQDAARERAQKEAEDAAEKAAPEQPPEPATPGPAAKEETPSATDQAAAKVSDQTEPQPLSGADAGKQDDSPIEVATEPTTLQPDSLAPETELGAPDPEPTSPSMVASESVSEQAADSQITEAFEAGVLEGQRQARDEVEAMMSHALGLLEQTVEAFQEQGHDASLALRDSISASVISLASSRAGMQIDQMPKAFGARIETLAERIQTSTSAPILKVHPSDLLVLKPCLEQSRKLLSLRLVADESLARGDIDLALEGIRLTDVMPRVEQAPTFVHYVPLTLADDVVDEPETHTPEVSLEAVDEKQPADGADQAINDELIEESLDDIIADEPEK; encoded by the coding sequence ATGACCCAAGACTTTGTGCCACATGAAGGACTGATCCGCGCCTCAGATGTGGCAGCGGGTGCGCCTCTAAAGCAGTCTGAAATCACTCGGTTTATCAACACGATTGACACCGAGGTTTATCAACGTGACGAGGCCGCTCCACGCAAACCAGATGCACCGTTTAAATCAAAAAGTTTGCTTGATTTGGCACGTGAGGCGTCTGAACGGATTGCTTTGCAGGATGCCGCGCGCGAGCGGGCGCAGAAAGAGGCCGAAGACGCTGCCGAGAAAGCGGCTCCAGAGCAACCGCCGGAGCCTGCAACACCTGGGCCTGCCGCGAAAGAGGAGACACCATCGGCAACTGATCAAGCGGCGGCTAAAGTTTCAGATCAAACAGAACCGCAGCCTTTGTCTGGCGCCGACGCTGGAAAGCAGGATGATAGCCCTATCGAAGTCGCAACCGAGCCGACAACACTGCAACCTGATAGTCTCGCCCCTGAGACTGAGCTGGGTGCACCTGATCCTGAGCCGACCAGCCCTAGCATGGTCGCTTCGGAAAGTGTGAGTGAGCAGGCGGCAGACAGCCAAATAACGGAGGCTTTTGAGGCAGGTGTCCTTGAAGGGCAGCGTCAAGCACGTGATGAGGTTGAAGCAATGATGTCCCATGCGCTGGGACTTTTGGAGCAAACTGTAGAGGCGTTTCAGGAGCAAGGGCATGATGCCAGCCTTGCTTTGAGAGACAGCATATCCGCCAGTGTGATAAGTCTCGCATCGTCTCGTGCGGGGATGCAAATTGATCAAATGCCAAAGGCTTTTGGGGCGAGGATCGAGACCTTGGCTGAACGCATTCAAACCTCAACGTCGGCGCCCATCCTCAAGGTTCATCCGAGTGATTTGCTTGTCTTAAAGCCCTGTCTTGAGCAATCCAGAAAGCTGCTGTCTCTACGTTTGGTTGCAGATGAAAGTTTGGCCCGTGGAGATATTGATCTGGCGCTTGAGGGTATCAGGCTGACGGATGTCATGCCGCGGGTCGAGCAGGCCCCGACTTTTGTACACTATGTTCCTTTGACATTGGCAGATGATGTTGTTGATGAACCAGAGACGCATACGCCCGAGGTGTCGTTGGAGGCTGTAGACGAGAAACAGCCAGCCGATGGAGCCGATCAAGCCATCAATGATGAACTCATTGAGGAAAGTTTAGACGATATCATAGCTGATGAGCCTGAAAAATGA
- a CDS encoding FliI/YscN family ATPase has product MTINALQTVVQSIASLGQPLPLIASGLVTRFDGQIIECDGFPVSVGSICHVHLPDGFPIQAEVIGFRDGRNLAFLYDQNADIEVGALVTVANNGRQIAVGPALLGRVIDAQGEPLDEGGSIELEDSWPLHGKPINPLQRRAIAEPMDVGVRSVNALLSIGRGQRVGIVAGSGVGKSVLLSMMTRFSDADVIVVGLIGERGREVGDFVERSMGGQARHKICVVAVPADRAALLRIRGANRATAIAEYFRAQGKNVLLIMDSLTRVAHAKREVGLALGEQPTAKGYPPSVVSMIPNLIERTGTGGEGEGAITSIYTVLADGDDTTNDPVVDTARAILDGHIVLSRKHSQLGIYPAVDLTASVSRVMNDIIPDPHQKAAVKFKRLVSVYMENRDLMLMGGYAAGQDPELDLAIALWPNITAYIKQAANEPATFQDCQQDLISLMGE; this is encoded by the coding sequence ATGACGATTAACGCCCTTCAAACTGTTGTCCAGAGTATCGCGTCCTTGGGGCAGCCTTTGCCGCTAATCGCGTCAGGCTTGGTCACCCGTTTTGATGGCCAGATCATTGAGTGTGACGGGTTTCCTGTGTCGGTTGGGTCGATCTGTCATGTGCATCTCCCTGACGGGTTTCCAATACAAGCGGAGGTTATCGGCTTCCGTGACGGGCGAAACCTTGCTTTTTTGTATGATCAAAACGCCGATATTGAAGTGGGTGCCTTGGTCACGGTGGCAAACAATGGGCGTCAAATTGCCGTCGGACCTGCATTGCTGGGCAGGGTGATTGATGCACAGGGAGAACCACTGGACGAGGGTGGCTCCATCGAGCTTGAGGACAGTTGGCCTTTGCACGGAAAGCCCATCAATCCTTTACAACGCCGTGCAATAGCGGAACCGATGGATGTTGGCGTGCGGTCTGTGAATGCTTTGCTGAGCATTGGCCGTGGGCAACGTGTGGGGATTGTCGCGGGCTCAGGTGTTGGGAAATCGGTGTTGTTGTCGATGATGACCCGGTTTTCGGATGCGGATGTGATTGTTGTTGGGCTGATCGGAGAGCGTGGGCGCGAAGTCGGCGATTTTGTCGAGCGCTCGATGGGTGGGCAGGCGCGTCACAAAATTTGTGTTGTGGCTGTGCCTGCTGACAGAGCCGCTTTGCTGCGTATCCGTGGTGCCAATCGCGCCACTGCGATTGCGGAATATTTTAGAGCCCAGGGTAAGAATGTGTTGTTGATAATGGACTCTCTCACCCGTGTCGCTCATGCGAAGCGCGAGGTCGGGTTGGCCTTAGGAGAGCAGCCCACAGCAAAAGGATATCCGCCTTCTGTTGTGTCTATGATCCCGAACTTAATTGAGCGCACGGGCACGGGGGGCGAAGGCGAGGGCGCTATAACCTCGATTTACACCGTTTTGGCTGATGGAGACGACACGACCAACGACCCTGTTGTTGATACGGCTCGGGCGATTTTGGATGGGCATATCGTTTTGTCCCGCAAGCATAGCCAACTGGGGATCTACCCTGCCGTTGACCTGACGGCTTCGGTCAGCCGCGTGATGAATGATATTATCCCAGACCCGCATCAAAAAGCAGCCGTTAAATTCAAACGTCTGGTCTCGGTTTACATGGAAAACCGCGACTTGATGTTGATGGGGGGCTATGCTGCTGGGCAAGATCCTGAGCTTGATCTTGCAATCGCACTTTGGCCCAATATCACCGCCTACATCAAACAAGCGGCTAATGAGCCAGCGACATTTCAAGACTGCCAACAGGATCTCATTTCTTTGATGGGAGAGTGA
- a CDS encoding flagellar hook-length control protein FliK, giving the protein MNGISPYTKLNRPADNGGRTALGDMIALVPDEMSEVPQSFDHMLQGNQALPEEIEAALPEASQRAIAPGGLPEEMGSFDIGAQVKLTVEEGPSGEDSPSIPATEPSLVEAGLQVLPVSDGVQGVADEPTQPQLQNDPIAALPSMIVLATAESEIMQAGGQSALAIAHLGAPDAEQVQIEVGAAGAETDAAVQRFRGRAREGLQMPSMNSEGDTPRLAVSKAAIPPFSNPSFPDTPQAITHLGSQLLSDGHVALPAVGVSELTGVETLRVSEIHQKSDAKLNVVDPVNLGDAERPSEHDVLVSKALVKRVISPDAEEKGQSQARLLALEPFVPPKPQEAPSEEISSGAGLATRPSAPLGPVILPEVGKLNQLPVSEAFSATVEVQPSPETFVLKFNPDGSAKPEVSGSKSDEAKGFGGLVQPLSAKLEMASLEHSAAKPAQEPPHPNAQASVLRATMALNMRDSQWGQKLVSQIEKMQNEGVARYDISLRPKNLGDLQVSLEFRGGDTQVRIVTETTLASRVLIGAEDRLAQMLDNAGFRLTSFAASMSAGQQHAGTGHGQNQKQKQNSAELANKNKGARNASASEPMMPVDTKSHNGAVNVIA; this is encoded by the coding sequence ATGAACGGCATTAGCCCCTATACCAAGCTTAACCGACCCGCCGATAACGGTGGTCGTACAGCATTGGGCGATATGATTGCTCTTGTTCCAGACGAGATGTCTGAGGTACCGCAGAGTTTTGATCATATGCTTCAAGGCAATCAAGCCCTGCCCGAAGAGATCGAGGCAGCTTTGCCTGAAGCGTCGCAAAGAGCGATTGCACCAGGCGGGCTGCCAGAGGAGATGGGTTCATTTGACATTGGCGCGCAGGTAAAGTTGACCGTTGAGGAGGGACCATCTGGAGAGGATAGCCCTAGCATTCCCGCAACTGAACCAAGCTTAGTTGAAGCGGGCCTGCAAGTTCTGCCAGTGTCAGATGGTGTGCAAGGTGTGGCGGATGAGCCAACTCAGCCCCAGCTGCAAAACGATCCTATCGCGGCACTGCCCAGCATGATTGTGCTTGCCACGGCTGAAAGCGAGATTATGCAAGCGGGGGGGCAGTCGGCTCTTGCGATTGCACACTTAGGAGCACCTGACGCGGAGCAAGTCCAGATAGAAGTTGGCGCTGCGGGCGCTGAAACGGATGCCGCAGTTCAGCGATTTAGAGGCAGAGCCCGAGAAGGCTTGCAGATGCCGAGCATGAACAGTGAGGGTGATACACCCAGGCTGGCAGTCTCGAAAGCTGCAATCCCGCCATTTTCCAACCCCAGCTTTCCAGACACACCGCAAGCGATCACGCATCTGGGATCTCAACTGTTGTCCGATGGTCATGTCGCCTTACCAGCAGTTGGTGTTTCTGAGTTGACCGGTGTTGAGACTTTGCGGGTGTCTGAAATACACCAGAAAAGCGACGCCAAACTGAATGTAGTGGACCCCGTGAACTTAGGCGACGCCGAGAGGCCGAGTGAGCATGATGTTTTGGTGAGTAAGGCGCTTGTGAAAAGAGTTATTTCCCCTGACGCTGAGGAGAAGGGGCAGAGTCAAGCAAGGCTGCTGGCTCTTGAGCCATTTGTCCCTCCCAAGCCTCAGGAAGCGCCCAGTGAAGAGATTTCTTCTGGGGCAGGTCTGGCAACACGCCCGAGTGCGCCACTTGGGCCAGTGATTTTGCCTGAAGTTGGCAAGTTAAATCAACTTCCTGTGTCTGAAGCCTTTTCAGCCACCGTTGAGGTTCAGCCGAGCCCGGAAACCTTTGTTCTAAAATTTAATCCAGATGGCTCTGCAAAGCCTGAGGTTTCGGGGTCAAAGTCGGATGAGGCAAAAGGTTTTGGTGGGTTGGTTCAGCCCTTGTCGGCAAAGTTAGAAATGGCCTCCTTAGAACACAGCGCCGCCAAACCCGCTCAGGAGCCGCCACATCCAAATGCTCAGGCAAGCGTGCTACGTGCGACTATGGCGCTTAATATGCGTGATTCTCAATGGGGGCAAAAACTCGTATCTCAAATTGAAAAGATGCAAAATGAAGGTGTTGCCCGCTACGATATTTCGTTGCGCCCCAAAAACCTCGGCGACTTACAGGTCAGCCTTGAGTTTCGCGGCGGAGACACTCAAGTCCGGATTGTAACTGAAACAACGTTGGCATCTCGGGTGTTGATTGGGGCTGAAGACCGTCTGGCTCAGATGCTGGACAATGCTGGCTTTAGGCTCACATCCTTTGCGGCATCCATGTCGGCAGGCCAACAACACGCGGGCACAGGGCATGGACAAAATCAAAAGCAAAAGCAAAATTCAGCCGAGCTTGCCAACAAAAACAAAGGCGCGCGCAATGCGTCAGCCTCAGAGCCCATGATGCCTGTGGACACAAAAAGCCATAACGGCGCAGTAAATGTCATCGCATAA
- a CDS encoding flagellar basal body-associated FliL family protein produces the protein MADQETDEPKKKGGLVKIIGFVFAGVVLVGIGLGAGFFLFGGSSLTPSDEIEQIIERKLKESGQLPEEDEEVAEEGEEEPALNKKEAPEVDTFITTYFEFEGNFTTNLRNSRKFLQLGVGVSTQYDETVIEHVQTHQLALRSEVLGTISEFTEEEIQGKAGRDMLAVKMAEAINTKLEILEGFGGIENVHFTSFVLQ, from the coding sequence ATGGCAGATCAAGAAACAGATGAACCAAAGAAGAAGGGCGGCTTAGTCAAGATAATTGGCTTTGTTTTTGCGGGGGTCGTGCTTGTTGGCATTGGTCTTGGCGCGGGCTTTTTTCTTTTTGGGGGCTCGTCTCTCACGCCGAGTGATGAAATCGAGCAAATTATTGAACGTAAGTTGAAAGAAAGTGGTCAGCTGCCCGAAGAGGACGAAGAGGTAGCCGAAGAGGGCGAAGAAGAGCCTGCTCTCAACAAAAAAGAAGCGCCTGAGGTGGATACTTTCATCACAACCTATTTTGAATTTGAGGGCAATTTTACAACCAACCTGCGCAATTCACGCAAGTTCTTACAGCTTGGGGTTGGGGTTTCAACGCAATATGATGAAACTGTGATTGAACACGTTCAAACGCACCAATTGGCTTTAAGGTCTGAAGTTCTTGGCACGATCAGTGAGTTCACTGAAGAAGAGATCCAGGGCAAGGCAGGACGTGATATGTTGGCGGTGAAAATGGCGGAGGCCATCAATACTAAATTAGAGATTCTTGAGGGGTTTGGTGGCATTGAAAACGTTCACTTCACTTCTTTCGTGTTGCAATAA